TGCGTCGGGCGACGCCGAAGGGCGTCGCGATCCCCATTTCTGGACGGATCCGCACCGCATGCTCGCCGCGGTGGACGCGATCGTCGAGGCTGTGCGCAAGTACGTCCCGGATGCGGACGGCGGCCGGCTCGAGGCGAATGCGTCGCGGTTCCGGGCGGAGCTGAGCACATTGGCGGACTCGATGGCGAATCAGTTCGAGACCATCCCCGCCGAGCGACGCAAATTGGTGACGAACCACCATGTCCTCGGCTACCTGGCCGCCCGGTACGGCTTCACGGTGATCGGTGCGGTCGTGCCGAGCGGCACGACGCTGGCCTCGCCCAGTTCATCGGATCTCGACTCGCTCGCCGGGGCGGTTCGGGATGCGGGGGTGCCGGCGATCTTCGTCGACTCCTCCCATCCGGACCGACTGGCCCGCGTGCTCGCCGAAGACGCCGGAGTGGACGTGGACGTGGTGTCCCTGTACAGCGAGTCGCTGGACGAGCCCGGAACGCCCGCGGCGACCTACCTGGACATGATGCGGGCCAACACCGACGCGATCGTCGCCGGATTGACATCGCCCTGAACCCAGCAGCAGAGCAATCGATGAGGAGGATCATGTACACGAGGAGATGCGTCGCGGCATCAGCGGTGCTGGCGGTGGCGATGGCCGGCTGCGGCGGTAGTGGGGACCAGCCCGAGGGTCAAGGCGCACCGGCAGAGATCAACGTCAGCGAACCTGTCGTCACGACGTATGACGGCGGTGTGCTGGTGATCGACGGGGAAACTCTCGAGGTCAAGGCCGACATCTCGAAAGACGGTTTCCTGCGGGTGAATCCGGCGGGAGACACCGAACACGTGCTGGTGTCGACCCGCGACGGCTTCCAGGTTCTCGACGCAGCGGGCGGCCGATTGACCGATACCGTATTCACCGCCGACGAGCCCGGACATGTCGTTGCTCATGGGGAGAACACCGTGCTCTTCGCCGACGGCAGCGGTGAGATCACCGTCTTCGACCCGCACCAGTTGGCCGACGGCCCGCCGGAAGTGCAGACTGCGAAGACGCCGGAACCCCATCACGGTGTCGCTGTCGTGCTCAGTGACGGGACGCA
The window above is part of the Mycolicibacterium rutilum genome. Proteins encoded here:
- the aztC gene encoding zinc ABC transporter substrate-binding protein AztC; amino-acid sequence: MKQLTRLVSLALIALLTACTGGGEDQTGDHHIVVTTNILGDVVRNVVGDTAEVTVLMKPNSDPHSFGVSAQEAAAMVTADLVVYNGLGLEESLQRHVDSAAESGVPTFAVAEHVDPIPYASGDAEGRRDPHFWTDPHRMLAAVDAIVEAVRKYVPDADGGRLEANASRFRAELSTLADSMANQFETIPAERRKLVTNHHVLGYLAARYGFTVIGAVVPSGTTLASPSSSDLDSLAGAVRDAGVPAIFVDSSHPDRLARVLAEDAGVDVDVVSLYSESLDEPGTPAATYLDMMRANTDAIVAGLTSP